TTCCATTGGTAAAGATACTTTGAAAATCGGTCTTTTTTTTCAACCTGTAAGACTTCAGCAGCATATGGCCCTCCTTGCTTTGCTAAAGGGCGTTCAGTACAAAAAAGGCCACAAACCTGCGGCCCTATACTGCTAACTTCTTACGACCTTTCAAACGACGACGTCTTAAAACGTTTCTACCGCCAGTACTTTTCATCCGTTCTAAGAATCCAT
This genomic stretch from Dehalobacter restrictus DSM 9455 harbors:
- the rpmH gene encoding 50S ribosomal protein L34; this translates as MKRTYQPKSRRHKRVHGFLERMKSTGGRNVLRRRRLKGRKKLAV